In Roseisolibacter agri, one genomic interval encodes:
- the mutM gene encoding bifunctional DNA-formamidopyrimidine glycosylase/DNA-(apurinic or apyrimidinic site) lyase — protein sequence MPELPETETIARDLDAELPRARIVAVAVPRPSVLREVDARALAARVQGARIARVWRRAKLVVLDLDGGDRLVVQPRFTGALLLEAAPGDGSGLPERERGFVRVTFRLDDGRALHYRDIRALGTVALMDPARFDAYAGALGPEPLDPAFTGAALHEALRTSRQPVKKVLMDQKRLVGVGNIYANEALWRARVAPARPAASLTRAESARVRDALVSVLSESIARRGTSFRDYVDARGERGTFVEALAVYGRAGAPCGRCDAPLEATHEVDGRQTVFCRGCQR from the coding sequence ATGCCCGAGCTGCCCGAGACCGAGACCATCGCCCGCGACCTCGACGCCGAGCTCCCGCGCGCGCGCATCGTCGCCGTCGCCGTCCCACGCCCGTCGGTGCTGCGCGAGGTGGACGCACGCGCGCTCGCCGCGCGCGTGCAGGGTGCGCGCATCGCGCGCGTGTGGCGGCGGGCGAAGCTGGTCGTGCTCGACCTCGACGGCGGCGACCGGCTCGTCGTGCAGCCGCGCTTCACGGGCGCGCTGCTGCTCGAGGCCGCGCCCGGCGACGGCTCCGGCCTCCCGGAGCGCGAGCGCGGCTTCGTGCGCGTCACCTTCCGCCTCGACGACGGACGCGCGCTGCACTACCGCGACATCCGCGCGCTCGGCACCGTCGCGCTGATGGACCCGGCGCGCTTCGACGCGTACGCGGGCGCCCTCGGCCCCGAGCCGCTCGATCCGGCGTTCACCGGCGCGGCGCTGCACGAGGCCCTGCGCACGTCGCGGCAGCCGGTGAAGAAGGTCCTCATGGACCAGAAGCGGCTCGTCGGCGTCGGCAACATCTACGCGAACGAGGCGCTCTGGCGCGCGCGCGTGGCGCCGGCGCGACCCGCGGCCTCGCTCACGCGGGCCGAGTCGGCGCGCGTGCGCGACGCGCTGGTGTCCGTGCTCTCGGAGTCGATCGCGCGGCGCGGCACCAGCTTCCGCGACTACGTGGACGCGCGCGGCGAGCGCGGCACCTTCGTCGAGGCGCTGGCGGTCTACGGCCGCGCGGGCGCCCCGTGCGGGCGCTGCGACGCGCCGCTGGAGGCGACGCACGAGGTGGACGGCCGTCAGACGGTGTTCTGTCGCGGGTGCCAGCGATGA
- a CDS encoding AMP-binding protein produces MTDPLALLPLAAAAGGGRMDAHDAARLVAAGLTLLRRSAPLVRALQDRRSAILLPTSPAFLVALAASEGRGAVLVNPLAAPPEIAHQLADADVGVVFTSAALATRLPEGTPHVLLDDAPRTARVVAGGQARDVALESHQGEALDLEGSTDTEGRDEEAAIVYTSAMAGRPLGAIITHRNLISNARATIDAAEITAGEHALALLPFAHLFGLVVAGLAPLMAGGRVTTMERFNPLRAVDVIEREGITLLVGVPSVFAVIAQVLERRGTALAAPALRLCICGGAPLSIELQERWEQLTGVALRQGYGLTEAGPVCLFNRPSLPNRLGTLGVPFPDIEVQVHDPTRGAPLPDGAAGELWVRGPNVGPGYVRHGALGLAKHGDWLRTGDLAVRHEDGTFAFRGLCKDMFTRNGFNIYPREIERAALELPGVRTATVRAIPDPMREHDIALAVTGDVTLDAVKRWCAERLSAYKQPSEITIE; encoded by the coding sequence ATGACCGACCCGCTCGCCCTGCTTCCTCTTGCCGCCGCCGCCGGCGGCGGGCGGATGGACGCCCACGACGCCGCCCGCCTGGTCGCGGCGGGGCTGACGCTGCTGCGCCGGAGCGCACCACTCGTGCGGGCGCTGCAGGACCGGCGCAGCGCGATCCTGCTCCCCACGTCGCCGGCGTTCCTCGTCGCGCTCGCGGCCAGCGAGGGGCGCGGCGCCGTGCTCGTGAACCCGCTCGCCGCCCCGCCGGAGATCGCCCACCAGCTCGCGGACGCCGACGTCGGCGTGGTGTTCACCAGCGCGGCGCTCGCCACGCGGCTGCCGGAAGGCACGCCGCACGTGCTGCTCGACGACGCGCCGCGCACGGCGCGCGTGGTGGCCGGCGGACAGGCGCGCGACGTCGCGCTCGAGTCGCACCAGGGCGAGGCGCTCGACCTCGAGGGCTCGACCGACACCGAAGGGCGCGACGAGGAAGCCGCGATCGTCTACACCTCCGCCATGGCCGGCCGTCCGCTCGGCGCGATCATCACGCACCGGAACCTCATCTCGAACGCGCGCGCGACCATCGACGCCGCGGAGATCACGGCCGGCGAGCATGCGCTCGCGCTGCTGCCGTTCGCGCACCTGTTCGGGCTCGTCGTCGCGGGGCTCGCGCCCCTGATGGCCGGCGGCCGCGTCACGACGATGGAGCGCTTCAACCCGCTGCGCGCGGTCGACGTGATCGAACGCGAGGGGATCACGCTGCTCGTGGGCGTGCCTTCGGTGTTCGCCGTGATCGCCCAGGTGCTGGAGCGCCGCGGCACCGCGCTCGCCGCGCCGGCGCTGCGACTGTGCATCTGCGGCGGCGCGCCGCTCTCGATCGAGCTGCAGGAGCGGTGGGAGCAGCTCACCGGCGTCGCGCTGCGGCAGGGCTACGGGCTGACGGAGGCGGGTCCGGTCTGCCTCTTCAACCGCCCGTCGCTCCCCAACCGCCTCGGCACGCTCGGCGTCCCCTTCCCCGACATCGAGGTGCAGGTGCACGACCCGACGAGGGGCGCGCCGCTGCCCGACGGCGCGGCGGGCGAGCTGTGGGTGCGCGGCCCGAACGTCGGTCCGGGCTACGTGCGCCACGGCGCGCTCGGACTCGCGAAGCACGGCGACTGGCTGCGCACGGGCGACCTCGCGGTGCGCCACGAGGACGGGACGTTCGCGTTCCGCGGCCTGTGCAAGGACATGTTCACGCGCAACGGCTTCAACATCTACCCGCGCGAGATCGAGCGCGCGGCGCTGGAGCTGCCCGGCGTGCGCACCGCGACCGTGCGCGCGATCCCCGACCCGATGCGCGAGCACGACATCGCGCTCGCCGTCACCGGCGACGTGACCTTGGACGCCGTGAAGCGCTGGTGCGCGGAGCGGCTCAGCGCCTACAAGCAGCCGAGCGAGATCACGATCGAGTGA
- the glmM gene encoding phosphoglucosamine mutase — MAYEGLMVSVSGVRGRVGEALSPEVVARFAAGFGAWAVAQRAPGQSRAVVVGRDSRVSGPLFHRVVLSALESVGADVIDIGLTTTPTCQLAVEHHHAAGGLMISASHNPIEWNALKMIGPTGLFLEAAEGEAMRAGIEAGTRYATWDALGSVTTDADAARRHVEAVLALPYLDVAAIRARRFSVALDCVRGAGAVIMPMLLDALGCDVTAINMQPDGRFPRPPEPVAENLGELAELTARIGADVGLAVDPDVDRLALVSEQGKAVGEDYTLALAARLVLKHRRGPVVTNLSTSRVVEDVALAAGVECRRAPVGEVNVAVAMRESGAVIGGEGNGGVILPELHLGRDAPVGAALLLQLLLEEGRPLSALVADHPRYVIVKDKLDRPKAPLGSVYEALRGAFPEASPDTQDGLRLAWPDRWVHVRPSGTEPIVRVIAEAPTEADARALVERSRVPLDALVV, encoded by the coding sequence ATGGCGTACGAAGGGTTGATGGTGAGCGTCTCCGGCGTGCGGGGACGGGTGGGCGAGGCGCTCTCGCCCGAGGTCGTGGCGCGCTTCGCGGCGGGCTTCGGCGCGTGGGCCGTGGCCCAGCGCGCGCCGGGCCAGTCGCGCGCCGTGGTCGTCGGCCGCGACAGCCGCGTGTCGGGTCCGCTGTTCCACCGCGTGGTGCTGTCGGCGCTGGAGTCGGTGGGCGCGGACGTGATCGACATCGGGCTGACGACGACGCCCACCTGCCAGCTGGCCGTCGAGCACCACCACGCCGCGGGCGGGCTCATGATCTCGGCCAGCCACAACCCGATCGAGTGGAATGCGCTCAAGATGATCGGGCCGACGGGCCTCTTCCTGGAGGCGGCCGAGGGCGAGGCGATGCGCGCCGGGATTGAGGCCGGGACGCGCTACGCGACGTGGGACGCGCTGGGCAGCGTCACGACCGACGCCGACGCCGCGCGCCGCCACGTCGAGGCGGTGCTCGCGCTGCCGTACCTGGACGTCGCCGCGATCCGCGCGCGCCGTTTCAGTGTCGCGCTGGACTGCGTGCGCGGCGCCGGCGCGGTCATCATGCCGATGCTGCTGGACGCGCTGGGCTGCGACGTGACCGCGATCAACATGCAGCCGGACGGCCGCTTCCCGCGGCCGCCCGAGCCCGTGGCGGAGAACCTGGGGGAGCTGGCCGAGCTGACCGCGCGCATCGGCGCCGACGTCGGCCTCGCGGTCGATCCGGACGTGGACCGGCTGGCGCTGGTGTCGGAGCAGGGCAAGGCGGTGGGCGAGGACTACACGCTCGCGCTCGCGGCGCGGCTCGTGCTCAAGCATCGCCGCGGACCGGTCGTCACCAACCTCTCGACGAGCCGCGTGGTGGAGGACGTCGCGCTGGCCGCCGGCGTGGAGTGCCGCCGCGCGCCCGTGGGCGAGGTGAACGTGGCGGTCGCGATGCGCGAGAGCGGGGCGGTGATCGGGGGCGAGGGCAACGGCGGGGTGATCCTGCCGGAGCTGCACCTCGGCCGCGACGCCCCGGTGGGCGCGGCGCTGCTGCTCCAGCTGCTGCTGGAGGAGGGGCGTCCGCTGTCGGCGCTGGTGGCTGACCATCCGCGTTACGTGATCGTCAAGGACAAGCTGGACCGCCCGAAGGCTCCGCTCGGCTCCGTGTACGAGGCGCTGCGCGGGGCGTTCCCCGAGGCGTCGCCCGACACGCAGGACGGGCTGCGGCTGGCGTGGCCGGACCGGTGGGTGCACGTGCGGCCCAGCGGCACCGAGCCGATCGTGCGCGTGATCGCCGAGGCGCCCACCGAGGCCGACGCGCGCGCGCTGGTCGAGCGGTCGCGCGTGCCGCTGGACGCGCTGGTGGTGTAA
- a CDS encoding M48 family metallopeptidase codes for MPTPLPQISPLAWEHPDDRDALRKLRGIPGFDGVVRQVASAYGARGVRNLFLGNAVLVGPTQRPKLWARYQEVLATLDWPDTRPDGTRGPAPQLYVTRTPWMHAGAVGFEEPFIVLNADDLDLLDADEQKFVLAHELGHVMSGRVTYRTVAALLLTLGVTNLPLLVGVVLLPFQLALLDWYRKAELSADRAGLLGIQEPRTAYRTFLKRAGGAQGGDEDATDLDAFLAQASESETGGSGWNTVMKALNSALRDHPLHTLRVAELRRWAESEGYVRIVAGEYVRRDDTAAASAADAAEARTEDAAREADERAEDDCDPLRDVGATLRDSLGRARQAFDDVFRSDR; via the coding sequence ATGCCCACCCCGCTTCCGCAGATCAGCCCCCTCGCCTGGGAGCACCCGGACGACCGCGACGCGCTCCGGAAGCTGCGCGGCATCCCCGGCTTCGACGGCGTGGTCCGCCAGGTGGCGAGCGCGTACGGCGCGCGCGGCGTCCGCAACCTCTTCCTGGGGAACGCGGTGCTGGTGGGGCCGACGCAGCGGCCGAAGCTGTGGGCGCGCTACCAGGAGGTGCTGGCGACCCTCGACTGGCCCGACACCCGGCCCGACGGCACGCGCGGCCCCGCCCCGCAGCTGTACGTGACGCGCACGCCGTGGATGCACGCGGGCGCGGTCGGCTTCGAGGAGCCGTTCATCGTCCTCAACGCCGACGACCTCGACCTGCTGGACGCGGACGAGCAGAAGTTCGTCCTCGCGCACGAGCTCGGGCACGTGATGAGCGGCCGCGTCACGTACCGCACGGTCGCCGCGCTCCTGCTCACGCTGGGCGTCACGAACCTGCCGCTGCTGGTGGGCGTGGTCCTCCTCCCCTTCCAGCTCGCGCTGCTCGACTGGTACCGCAAGGCCGAGCTCTCCGCCGACCGCGCCGGCCTGCTCGGCATCCAGGAGCCGCGGACGGCGTACCGCACCTTCCTCAAGCGCGCCGGCGGGGCCCAGGGCGGTGACGAGGACGCGACGGACCTCGACGCATTCCTCGCGCAGGCGTCCGAGTCCGAGACCGGCGGCTCCGGCTGGAACACGGTCATGAAGGCGCTCAACAGCGCGCTCCGCGACCACCCGCTGCACACGCTCCGGGTGGCCGAGCTGCGCCGGTGGGCCGAGAGCGAGGGCTACGTGCGGATCGTCGCGGGCGAGTACGTCCGCCGGGACGACACCGCGGCCGCCTCGGCCGCCGACGCCGCCGAGGCGCGCACCGAGGACGCGGCGCGTGAGGCGGACGAGCGCGCCGAGGACGACTGCGACCCGCTGCGCGACGTCGGGGCGACGCTGCGCGACTCGCTGGGGCGCGCGCGGCAGGCGTTCGATGATGTCTTCCGCAGTGATCGCTGA
- a CDS encoding GIY-YIG nuclease family protein: MKDEIPAIVAAAMASAADAHLPALKALVRAEAADMPGVYRMLGPDGEVLYVGKAKKVRTRLLSYFRGVYPDDKSARILRDASHIEWEYTPSEFAALLLELRLIKRWRPRFNVKMKRDERHWSFIKLTKGPAPKLSVVRGSTGSSDGGVYYGPFQGASGVADAVRELSDALGLRDCAQATPMRFADQGELFVPELVQLASRTPRCIRHEIRKCLGPCVAGCTTREYSSRVKLARRFLEGADDGPLADLRAQMDALSEAMEFERAAAMRDKVYRLEALQAQFERLRFAVETLSFAYVVPGHAAEDRVYLVRRGRVRAELARPHGATDAAGLRELARDVFVPRERAAAAVPTHEVDELLLLSWWFRHRPAELARTVPAAALLDAADDEALAARLRDARPVAGTAADAA, encoded by the coding sequence ATGAAGGACGAGATTCCCGCGATCGTCGCCGCCGCGATGGCCTCGGCCGCCGACGCGCACCTGCCGGCGCTGAAGGCGCTCGTGCGCGCGGAGGCCGCCGACATGCCCGGCGTCTACCGCATGCTCGGCCCCGACGGCGAGGTGCTGTACGTCGGCAAGGCGAAGAAGGTGCGTACGCGGCTGCTGAGCTACTTCCGCGGCGTGTACCCCGACGACAAGAGCGCGCGCATCCTGCGCGACGCGTCGCACATCGAGTGGGAGTACACGCCGAGCGAGTTCGCGGCGCTGCTGCTGGAGCTGCGCTTGATCAAGCGGTGGCGCCCGCGCTTCAACGTGAAGATGAAGCGCGACGAGCGGCACTGGAGCTTCATCAAGCTCACGAAGGGTCCCGCGCCCAAGCTGAGCGTCGTGCGCGGCAGCACGGGGAGCAGCGACGGCGGCGTGTACTACGGACCGTTCCAGGGCGCGTCGGGCGTCGCGGACGCGGTGCGCGAGCTGTCCGACGCGCTCGGGCTGCGCGACTGCGCGCAGGCCACGCCCATGCGCTTCGCCGACCAGGGCGAGCTGTTCGTGCCGGAGCTCGTGCAGCTCGCGTCGCGCACGCCGCGCTGCATCCGCCACGAGATCAGGAAGTGCCTGGGGCCGTGCGTCGCGGGATGCACGACGCGCGAGTACTCCTCGCGCGTGAAGCTCGCGCGCCGCTTCCTCGAGGGCGCGGACGACGGGCCGCTGGCGGACCTGCGCGCGCAGATGGACGCGCTGAGCGAGGCGATGGAGTTCGAGCGCGCGGCCGCGATGCGCGACAAGGTGTACCGGCTGGAGGCACTACAGGCGCAGTTCGAGCGGCTGCGGTTCGCGGTCGAGACGCTGAGCTTCGCGTACGTCGTGCCGGGGCACGCGGCGGAGGACCGCGTGTACCTCGTGCGCCGCGGCCGCGTGCGGGCGGAGCTGGCGCGCCCGCACGGCGCGACCGACGCGGCGGGGCTGCGCGAGCTCGCGCGCGACGTGTTCGTGCCGCGCGAGCGCGCGGCCGCGGCCGTCCCCACGCACGAGGTGGACGAGCTGCTGCTGCTCTCGTGGTGGTTCCGGCACCGGCCGGCGGAGCTGGCGCGCACGGTGCCGGCCGCCGCGCTGCTCGACGCCGCCGACGACGAGGCGCTGGCCGCACGGCTGCGCGACGCGCGTCCCGTCGCGGGGACGGCCGCCGACGCCGCCTGA
- the purD gene encoding phosphoribosylamine--glycine ligase has product MKVLIIGGGGREHALAWKLRRERPDTEIVAAPGNAGIAELGRCVSVAATDVEALADLADSEGVDWTLVGPEAPLAAGVVDRFRARGLPVFGPTAAAAEIETSKAFAKKLMLDAGVPTARAELHTDPAVAKEAARVFGAPVVIKASGLAAGKGVVVAMSLEEADRAIDFMLVEGGFGQAGAEVLVEEYMEGEEVSLFFLTDGTNVIGLPAAQDHKRLADGDRGPNTGGMGAYVPVGTMETEAAGELLEAIDGTIIEPTLRAMREAGRPFTGLLYAGLMLTADGPKVVEFNCRFGDPETQALLPYLDWMPIGDWMRAIAVDGALPDLSDVELDVGDAPAAAVTTVVAAAGYPDRPRTGDPIALPEQVPEGVYLFHAGTARDASGRLVTAGGRVLAVTAVADTFEDAQTLSRAAAGRVQFAGKQYRTDIGWREVARRRSP; this is encoded by the coding sequence ATGAAAGTCCTCATCATCGGCGGCGGCGGCCGCGAGCATGCGCTGGCCTGGAAGCTCCGGCGCGAGCGCCCGGACACGGAGATCGTCGCCGCGCCCGGCAACGCGGGGATCGCGGAGCTGGGACGCTGCGTCTCCGTAGCGGCGACCGACGTCGAGGCGCTCGCCGACCTGGCCGACTCCGAGGGCGTCGACTGGACGCTCGTCGGCCCCGAGGCGCCGCTGGCGGCGGGCGTCGTCGATCGTTTCCGCGCGCGCGGGCTGCCCGTCTTCGGCCCCACCGCCGCGGCGGCCGAGATCGAGACGTCCAAGGCGTTCGCCAAGAAGCTGATGCTGGACGCCGGCGTGCCGACCGCGCGGGCCGAGCTGCACACCGATCCCGCGGTGGCCAAGGAGGCGGCGCGCGTCTTCGGGGCGCCGGTCGTCATCAAGGCCTCGGGCCTCGCGGCCGGCAAGGGCGTCGTCGTCGCGATGTCGCTGGAGGAGGCCGACCGCGCGATCGACTTCATGCTCGTCGAGGGCGGCTTCGGGCAGGCGGGCGCGGAGGTGCTGGTCGAGGAGTACATGGAGGGCGAGGAGGTGTCGCTCTTCTTCCTCACCGACGGGACGAACGTCATCGGGCTCCCCGCCGCGCAGGACCACAAGCGCCTCGCCGACGGCGACCGCGGACCGAACACCGGCGGGATGGGCGCCTACGTGCCGGTCGGGACGATGGAGACGGAGGCCGCGGGCGAGCTGCTGGAGGCGATCGACGGCACGATCATCGAGCCCACGCTGCGCGCCATGCGCGAGGCCGGCCGCCCCTTCACCGGCCTGCTCTACGCGGGGCTCATGCTCACCGCGGACGGTCCGAAGGTGGTCGAGTTCAACTGCCGCTTCGGCGATCCCGAGACGCAGGCGCTCCTTCCCTACCTCGACTGGATGCCGATCGGCGACTGGATGCGCGCGATCGCGGTCGACGGCGCGCTGCCCGACCTGTCCGACGTCGAGCTGGACGTCGGCGACGCGCCTGCCGCCGCGGTGACGACCGTCGTCGCGGCTGCGGGGTATCCGGACCGCCCCCGCACCGGCGACCCGATCGCCCTACCCGAACAGGTCCCGGAAGGGGTATATCTCTTCCACGCCGGCACCGCCCGCGACGCGTCGGGGCGGCTCGTCACCGCCGGTGGGCGCGTGCTCGCGGTGACGGCGGTGGCCGACACGTTCGAGGACGCGCAGACCCTCAGTCGCGCCGCAGCCGGGCGGGTGCAGTTTGCCGGGAAGCAGTACCGCACGGACATCGGCTGGCGCGAGGTCGCGCGCCGGCGCTCTCCCTAG
- a CDS encoding trans-sulfuration enzyme family protein has translation MTRIFEDDLRSGFGTRAIHAGQRPDPVSGAIMTPIYQTSTYVQDALGQHKGYEYARGKNPTREALERNVASLEGGRHGFAFGSGMGCLDSIMKLFRAGDHVVCGENVYGGTFRLFDKLLQHLGLRFSYVDTRDPQRIADAMTPETRAVLVETPTNPLMWLTDLRAAADVAHRGNALLIVDNTFATPYFQRPLELGADIVWHSATKYLNGHSDMVGGIAVLNDDDLATRLQFILNAAGAVPGPFDSWLVLRGTKTLHLRMRQHDANGRRVAAWLAQRMGEDRVYYPGLESHPQYALAKSQMSGFGGMISVELGTKARAAHVLERVRVFSLAESLGGVESLISLPALMTHASVPADKKDAMGMGEGLIRLSCGVEDTEDLLADLEHAFDGLPG, from the coding sequence ATGACGCGCATCTTCGAGGACGATCTCCGGTCCGGTTTCGGCACGCGTGCGATCCACGCGGGCCAGCGCCCCGATCCGGTCTCCGGGGCCATCATGACCCCGATCTACCAGACGTCCACCTACGTCCAGGACGCCCTCGGCCAGCACAAGGGCTACGAGTACGCCCGTGGCAAGAACCCCACCCGGGAGGCGCTGGAGCGGAACGTAGCCTCGCTGGAGGGGGGCCGCCACGGCTTCGCGTTCGGGTCGGGGATGGGCTGCCTCGACTCGATCATGAAGCTGTTCCGCGCCGGCGACCACGTCGTCTGCGGCGAGAACGTCTACGGCGGGACCTTCCGGCTGTTCGACAAGCTGCTGCAGCACCTCGGGCTGCGCTTCAGCTACGTCGACACGCGCGACCCGCAGCGCATCGCCGACGCGATGACGCCCGAGACGCGCGCGGTGCTCGTCGAGACGCCGACGAACCCGCTCATGTGGCTGACCGACCTGCGCGCCGCCGCCGACGTCGCGCACCGCGGGAACGCCCTGCTGATCGTCGACAACACCTTCGCCACGCCCTACTTCCAGCGCCCGCTGGAGCTGGGCGCCGACATCGTCTGGCACTCGGCCACCAAGTACCTGAACGGCCACAGCGACATGGTCGGCGGGATCGCGGTGCTGAACGACGACGACCTGGCGACGCGGCTGCAGTTCATCCTCAACGCGGCCGGCGCGGTCCCGGGGCCGTTCGACAGCTGGCTCGTGCTGCGGGGCACCAAGACGCTCCACCTGCGCATGCGCCAGCACGACGCGAACGGACGCCGCGTTGCCGCGTGGCTGGCCCAGCGGATGGGCGAGGACCGGGTCTACTACCCGGGGCTCGAGTCGCACCCGCAGTACGCGCTCGCGAAGTCGCAGATGAGCGGCTTCGGCGGGATGATCTCGGTGGAGCTGGGCACGAAGGCGCGCGCGGCCCACGTGCTGGAGCGCGTGCGCGTCTTCTCGCTGGCCGAGTCGCTCGGCGGCGTCGAGTCGCTCATCAGCCTGCCGGCGCTGATGACGCACGCGTCCGTGCCCGCCGACAAGAAGGACGCGATGGGGATGGGCGAGGGGCTGATCCGCCTCAGCTGCGGCGTCGAGGACACCGAGGATCTGCTCGCCGATCTGGAGCACGCGTTCGACGGGCTGCCCGGCTGA
- a CDS encoding HD-GYP domain-containing protein, with amino-acid sequence MAPPQARLDQALVSHGEPRKVVVVDDEPRLRQVLVRLMSRDGFECIDVPDGHAALAAMEEHAAPLLLSDLRMPGMDGVELLKHVRERWPDTAVVMITAVADVEVAVGCLGLGAMDYLTKPFHLEEVRARVRQALEKRRLVVENRTYQRQLEVRVAEQARRLETLFLASMQSLADALEVKDPYTRGHSVRVSRYAAAIGRELGVDEAMLAQLELGGHLHDIGKIGVREAVLNKPGPLTDDEYAHIMTHPEIGWRLLTPLLTEAPMALHVVRSHHERFDGSGVPDRLAGESIPLEARIAAVADSFDAMTSQRPYRSGLTMEAARSELRRCAGTQYDPRIVEAFERAAQAGGITLG; translated from the coding sequence GTGGCGCCGCCGCAGGCGCGGCTCGACCAGGCGCTCGTGTCGCACGGCGAGCCGCGCAAGGTCGTCGTGGTGGACGACGAGCCGCGCCTCCGTCAGGTGCTCGTGCGGCTGATGTCGCGCGACGGCTTCGAGTGCATCGACGTGCCTGACGGCCACGCCGCGCTCGCCGCGATGGAGGAGCACGCCGCGCCGCTGCTGCTGAGCGACCTGCGCATGCCGGGCATGGACGGCGTCGAGCTCCTGAAGCACGTGCGTGAGCGCTGGCCCGACACGGCGGTCGTGATGATCACCGCCGTCGCCGACGTCGAGGTCGCCGTCGGCTGCCTCGGGCTCGGCGCGATGGACTACCTGACCAAGCCGTTCCACCTCGAGGAGGTGCGGGCGCGCGTGCGCCAGGCGCTCGAGAAGCGGCGGCTCGTCGTCGAGAACCGCACCTACCAGCGCCAGCTCGAGGTGCGCGTGGCCGAGCAGGCGCGCCGGCTGGAGACGCTCTTCCTCGCCAGCATGCAGTCGCTCGCCGACGCGCTGGAGGTGAAGGACCCGTACACGCGCGGCCACTCGGTGCGCGTGTCGCGCTACGCGGCGGCGATCGGTCGCGAGCTGGGCGTGGACGAGGCGATGCTCGCGCAGCTGGAGCTGGGCGGCCACCTGCACGACATCGGCAAGATCGGCGTGCGCGAGGCGGTGCTGAACAAGCCCGGTCCGCTCACCGACGACGAGTACGCGCACATCATGACGCACCCGGAGATCGGCTGGCGCCTGCTGACGCCCCTGCTCACCGAGGCGCCGATGGCGCTGCACGTCGTTCGCTCGCACCACGAGCGCTTCGACGGCAGCGGCGTGCCCGATCGGCTCGCGGGCGAGAGCATCCCGCTGGAGGCGCGCATCGCCGCCGTCGCGGACTCGTTCGACGCGATGACGAGCCAGCGGCCCTACCGCAGCGGGCTGACGATGGAGGCGGCGCGCTCGGAGCTGCGCCGCTGCGCCGGCACGCAGTACGACCCGCGCATCGTCGAGGCGTTCGAGCGCGCGGCGCAGGCGGGCGGCATCACGCTCGGCTGA
- a CDS encoding DUF2461 domain-containing protein: MSPRAAKTAKTAKTATDEARFAPAALTYLRQLSRNNNRAWFEEHRDRYERDVRAPMVALVEEVDALLGDVAPEIVGDRRRSMFRIHRDVRFSKDKSPYKTNAAVWFFHRDVQRARGGDTAGGNVHGGAGFYFQLAPGDCFSGGGLWMPPRPALAQVRDRLAARSDEWNAIVRAPAFRRRFGALDAEAVLTRVPRGFAPEHPAAEWLRYQSFTAGRPLTADEVTAPRLAERLVKDFAALLPMVRWLNEALGLAPAERR, encoded by the coding sequence GTGAGCCCGCGTGCGGCGAAGACCGCGAAGACCGCGAAGACCGCGACCGACGAGGCGCGGTTCGCGCCCGCCGCGCTGACGTACCTCCGGCAGCTGTCGCGGAACAACAACCGCGCGTGGTTCGAGGAGCATCGCGACCGCTACGAGCGCGACGTGCGCGCGCCGATGGTCGCGCTGGTCGAGGAGGTCGATGCGCTGCTCGGCGACGTCGCGCCGGAGATCGTCGGCGACCGGAGGCGCTCGATGTTCCGCATCCACCGCGACGTGCGCTTCTCGAAGGACAAGTCGCCGTACAAGACCAACGCGGCCGTCTGGTTCTTCCACCGCGACGTGCAGCGTGCGCGCGGCGGCGACACGGCCGGCGGCAACGTGCACGGCGGCGCGGGCTTCTACTTCCAGCTCGCGCCGGGCGACTGCTTCAGCGGCGGCGGGCTGTGGATGCCGCCGCGCCCCGCGCTGGCGCAGGTGCGCGACCGGCTGGCGGCGCGTTCCGACGAGTGGAACGCGATCGTGCGCGCGCCGGCGTTCAGGCGCCGCTTCGGCGCGCTCGACGCGGAGGCCGTGCTGACGCGCGTGCCGCGCGGCTTCGCGCCCGAGCATCCCGCGGCCGAGTGGCTGCGTTATCAGTCGTTCACGGCGGGCCGCCCGCTGACGGCCGACGAGGTCACCGCGCCGCGGCTGGCCGAGCGGCTGGTGAAGGACTTCGCGGCGCTGCTGCCGATGGTGCGCTGGCTGAACGAGGCGCTGGGGCTCGCGCCGGCCGAGCGCCGCTGA